In Panacibacter ginsenosidivorans, the following proteins share a genomic window:
- a CDS encoding NUDIX domain-containing protein — translation MNEQHNPWQIIDQHDAYDNNWITLTHYNVINPSGGKGIYGKVHFKNTAIGVVPLDRHLNTYLVGQYRFPINRYSWEIPEGGGPLNEDPLDAAKRELMEETGLKAKHWIKILDMYLSNSVSDEGCAIYVATDLSQHTATPEETEQLAIKKVPFDEVYQMVQDGKITDAVTVAAILKTKLMLLDGSLHL, via the coding sequence ATGAACGAGCAACACAATCCCTGGCAAATAATAGATCAGCATGATGCTTATGACAATAACTGGATAACACTTACCCATTACAATGTTATCAATCCGTCAGGTGGTAAAGGAATCTATGGAAAAGTGCATTTTAAAAATACAGCCATTGGAGTTGTGCCGCTTGATAGACATTTAAATACCTACCTCGTTGGTCAATATCGTTTTCCGATAAACAGGTACAGCTGGGAAATACCCGAAGGTGGTGGCCCGCTGAATGAAGATCCGCTGGACGCTGCAAAAAGAGAATTAATGGAAGAAACAGGCTTGAAAGCAAAACACTGGATAAAAATACTCGACATGTATCTCTCTAACTCTGTTAGTGATGAGGGCTGTGCCATTTATGTTGCCACAGACTTATCCCAGCATACAGCAACGCCGGAAGAAACAGAACAACTGGCTATAAAAAAAGTACCATTTGATGAAGTGTATCAAATGGTACAAGATGGTAAAATAACAGATGCAGTAACCGTAGCAGCTATTTTAAAAACGAAACTTATGCTGCTTGATGGTTCGTTGCATTTATGA
- a CDS encoding thioredoxin family protein → MKQHFLRYSLLVAGLVAVIVSFAFINANPENKTVTTEEKGIKFIEQDWNKAMEQARANKKLIFLDIYATWCGPCKMLKKNTFTDEAAGKFFNDNFINVSVDGEQGVGPELARKYGIEGYPSLIVTDANGNIVLQTEGYVDPSYLISFAKEALKRKS, encoded by the coding sequence ATGAAACAGCATTTTTTACGATACAGTTTATTGGTTGCCGGTTTAGTGGCAGTTATAGTTTCATTTGCATTTATTAATGCAAATCCTGAAAATAAAACGGTGACTACAGAGGAGAAGGGCATTAAATTCATTGAGCAGGACTGGAACAAAGCCATGGAACAGGCCAGGGCTAATAAAAAGCTTATTTTTCTTGATATTTATGCAACCTGGTGTGGCCCTTGTAAAATGCTAAAGAAAAATACTTTTACAGATGAAGCAGCGGGGAAATTCTTCAATGATAATTTTATTAATGTGTCTGTTGACGGGGAGCAGGGTGTAGGGCCTGAACTGGCAAGAAAATATGGTATTGAGGGTTACCCTTCCCTGATCGTTACGGATGCCAATGGAAATATTGTATTACAAACCGAAGGTTATGTTGACCCATCTTATCTTATAAGTTTTGCAAAAGAGGCATTAAAAAGAAAATCATAA
- a CDS encoding Gfo/Idh/MocA family oxidoreductase encodes MNTPIKTAIIAFGAAGKFMHAPFIKTQPEHYEVIAVVERHKEDSRELFPNAKIARSLDEVLAMKELELIIITTPNDTHFPYAKAALLAGKHVVVDKPFTITSAEALELIELSKKVDKVISVFQNRRYVTDFLTIKRLLHNKLLGEVHEFEAHYDRYRPEAKPNAWREEPAPGSGILYDLGAHLIDQAFYLFGLPEEITADIRMQRSHARTVDNFELKLGYDHKKVILKSGMLVREPGPRYMIHGDIGSFIKYGEDPQEVFLRAGKLPTEVPNWGMEDESIYGLIHTDISGHTFNEKYPSVKGDYGYYYENLYKTLREDAPLRERPEHAYNVIKLIELAEESNAKKATIKCSGFIDVPYPRD; translated from the coding sequence ATGAATACTCCTATTAAAACGGCAATTATTGCTTTCGGCGCTGCGGGCAAATTTATGCACGCCCCATTTATTAAGACGCAGCCGGAACATTATGAAGTAATAGCAGTGGTGGAACGTCATAAAGAAGATTCCAGGGAACTCTTTCCAAACGCAAAGATAGCAAGGTCATTAGACGAAGTGCTTGCCATGAAGGAGCTGGAGCTTATAATTATCACCACGCCAAATGATACGCATTTTCCTTATGCCAAAGCTGCTTTACTTGCTGGCAAACACGTAGTAGTTGATAAACCTTTTACTATTACTTCTGCTGAGGCACTTGAACTAATTGAATTATCAAAAAAAGTAGATAAGGTTATCAGCGTTTTCCAGAACAGGCGGTATGTAACAGACTTTCTCACGATCAAAAGGCTATTGCATAATAAATTATTGGGAGAGGTTCATGAATTTGAAGCGCATTACGACCGCTACCGCCCCGAAGCAAAACCAAATGCATGGCGTGAGGAGCCAGCACCAGGCAGTGGTATTCTGTATGATCTGGGTGCGCATTTAATAGACCAGGCATTTTATTTATTTGGCTTACCCGAAGAAATTACTGCCGATATAAGAATGCAACGCTCTCATGCCAGAACCGTTGACAATTTTGAATTAAAACTTGGTTACGATCATAAAAAAGTAATTCTTAAATCTGGCATGCTGGTAAGAGAACCAGGGCCACGATATATGATACATGGCGACATTGGTTCTTTTATAAAGTACGGAGAAGATCCGCAGGAAGTTTTTTTGCGAGCAGGTAAATTGCCCACCGAAGTTCCCAACTGGGGCATGGAAGATGAATCTATATATGGTTTGATACACACAGATATCAGTGGACATACATTCAACGAAAAATATCCTTCTGTAAAAGGTGATTACGGTTATTACTACGAAAACCTGTATAAGACTTTGAGAGAAGATGCTCCTTTGCGTGAAAGGCCTGAACATGCATATAATGTTATCAAACTTATTGAACTCGCCGAAGAAAGCAATGCCAAAAAAGCTACTATCAAATGCAGTGGCTTTATTGATGTGCCTTACCCGAGAGATTAG
- a CDS encoding alkaline phosphatase family protein, with protein MIRMFIRSLSFIFFFFISINLIAQDTVQQIIPNRFNSATQQQKPYVILISADGFRYDFAEKYNAENLLRLSKEGVCAESMLPSFPSLTFPNHYTIVTGLYPAHHGLVDNSFFDEKKKASYSMGRKDVVRDSSWYGGIPLWVLAENEQMLSASFYWVGSEAAVDGIKPTYDYNYNEAISIDIRIEIVKDWLQLPAGKRPHLITFYLPQVDHAAHKFGTNAKETGDSVHFVDDAIGKLTLAIATLNLPVNYIFVSDHGMTDVDTTNTISLPTAIDTSTFKIVNSDAILHLYAKDKNDVQSTYENLKASAKDYDVYLTTAMPAQWHYSKQDDRYGRIGDIILIPHLPKVFNISNRKITPGKHGFDPAFKDMHATFYAWGPQFKRHTKIDAFENVNIYPLVTKILGLSYTEKIDGNIEVLENILK; from the coding sequence ATGATACGTATGTTTATCAGATCATTATCTTTTATTTTTTTCTTTTTCATCTCAATAAATTTAATTGCACAGGATACTGTACAACAAATTATTCCCAACAGGTTTAATAGTGCAACTCAACAGCAAAAACCGTACGTGATCCTGATCTCAGCAGATGGCTTCCGTTATGACTTTGCTGAAAAATATAATGCAGAAAATTTATTGCGCTTAAGCAAAGAAGGTGTTTGTGCAGAATCAATGCTGCCATCTTTTCCTTCGCTTACATTTCCCAATCACTATACAATTGTTACGGGCTTGTATCCGGCACATCATGGACTTGTTGATAATTCTTTTTTTGATGAAAAGAAAAAAGCATCTTATTCAATGGGCCGAAAGGATGTGGTGCGTGACAGTTCATGGTACGGTGGCATACCTTTATGGGTATTAGCAGAAAACGAGCAAATGCTTAGTGCAAGTTTTTACTGGGTGGGCTCAGAAGCAGCAGTAGATGGCATAAAACCAACTTACGATTATAATTACAACGAAGCTATAAGTATTGACATAAGAATAGAGATCGTAAAAGATTGGTTGCAATTGCCTGCCGGTAAACGTCCGCATCTGATAACTTTCTACCTGCCGCAGGTTGATCATGCTGCACATAAGTTCGGCACCAACGCAAAAGAAACAGGCGACTCTGTTCATTTTGTAGATGATGCTATTGGGAAGCTTACCTTAGCAATTGCAACATTAAATCTTCCTGTTAATTACATTTTTGTTTCAGATCATGGTATGACAGATGTTGATACTACTAATACTATTTCCTTACCCACAGCAATCGATACTTCAACATTTAAAATAGTTAACAGCGATGCTATCCTGCATTTATATGCAAAAGATAAAAACGATGTGCAATCCACCTATGAAAACCTAAAAGCAAGTGCCAAAGATTATGATGTTTATTTAACCACAGCAATGCCTGCACAATGGCACTACAGTAAGCAGGATGACCGCTATGGCCGCATCGGCGACATTATTCTTATTCCGCACCTGCCAAAAGTTTTCAATATCAGCAATAGAAAAATAACGCCCGGTAAGCATGGTTTTGATCCTGCATTTAAAGACATGCATGCAACGTTCTATGCATGGGGTCCACAGTTTAAACGGCACACAAAAATTGACGCTTTTGAAAATGTAAATATCTATCCTTTGGTTACAAAAATCCTCGGGCTCTCTTACACAGAAAAGATCGATGGTAATATTGAAGTGTTAGAGAATATTTTGAAATAA
- a CDS encoding superoxide dismutase has translation MKKSSTSNRRGFLKTSGKAGLAAGLSLSILPSLVKANGSLTFEDFSVADTPYTQQPLPYAYNALEQIIDAMTMEIHYSKHAAAYAKNLAEAVVAESVDTTKMKLEQLLGSVSKYSAKMRNNAGGHYNHELFWKCMRPLMDGAKPTGKLLAAIEKDFNSFDAFKTQFTDAGKNRFGSGWAWLVATADKKLVVTSSPNQDNPLMDISDVKGVPVMGLDVWEHAYYLKYQNRRPDYINAWWNVVNWDFIQARFESI, from the coding sequence ATGAAGAAGTCATCTACCAGTAACCGCAGGGGTTTTTTAAAAACAAGCGGAAAAGCAGGCCTTGCTGCAGGATTATCATTGTCCATATTGCCTTCGTTAGTAAAAGCAAACGGATCTTTGACTTTTGAGGATTTTAGTGTTGCTGATACGCCTTATACCCAGCAACCTCTACCCTATGCATATAATGCATTGGAGCAGATCATTGATGCCATGACCATGGAAATACATTATAGCAAACATGCTGCAGCTTATGCTAAAAATCTGGCTGAAGCCGTAGTTGCAGAAAGTGTGGATACCACTAAAATGAAGCTTGAACAATTGCTTGGTTCCGTTTCAAAATACTCGGCTAAAATGCGTAATAATGCCGGTGGCCATTACAACCATGAATTATTCTGGAAGTGCATGAGGCCGCTAATGGATGGCGCCAAGCCAACCGGGAAACTTTTAGCCGCTATTGAAAAAGATTTTAATTCTTTTGATGCTTTTAAAACACAATTTACCGATGCAGGTAAGAACAGGTTTGGCAGTGGCTGGGCATGGTTGGTAGCCACAGCTGATAAAAAATTAGTTGTTACATCTTCCCCAAACCAGGACAATCCTTTAATGGACATCAGCGATGTGAAAGGTGTTCCTGTAATGGGCCTGGATGTGTGGGAACATGCTTATTACCTGAAATACCAAAACCGCAGGCCGGATTATATTAATGCCTGGTGGAATGTGGTGAACTGGGATTTTATTCAAGCACGTTTCGAGTCTATATAA
- the ccsA gene encoding cytochrome c biogenesis protein CcsA — protein sequence MEYIGEHLLPGQLGHFLAVLSLVASLIATIAFFKANKIIDIPEKESWLRFARVAFFVETIAVFGIFLTLYHIISNHYHEYYYAWNHSSRSLQPQYLLASFWEGQEGSFMLWNFWHCIIGWVFIWRNKKWEAPVLTVLSFAQFCIATMLVGIYLFGWKVGNNPFILMREQLGDIPLFHNPDYLNFPRIKEGNDLNTLLQNYWMVIHPPILFLGFASTIIPFGFAYGGLINKDHTWTKASLSWALFSAAALGTGVMMGAAWAYESLSFGGYWAWDPVENASMVPWLILIAGLHTNLIYNHSSYSLKSTYFFYIGSFILVLYSTFLTRTGILGDTSVHAFTGADMTEQLYLFLNIFIWLTTLVATHTLKEKYIVLASAVVITGLYFLYPVFALASCLAGFGFLFYFLNKYIPSIKKEESTYSREFWMFIGALVLFLAAIIITYQTSLPVINKIFNQKHADPEDREFSYNQIQIFIAIIIGMLTAVTQYFKYKDTPKPFFFKKLLVPTIVSLAISLSISIFGNINYDKHGPGFLGAIHIAIFAAVYAVVANAMYLWIGLKGKMKAAGASIAHVGFALFLVGVLISSSKKKVLSENTTGISVFEKTKDQDPAENITLFKGVRTDMGKYDVTYVRDTANEFDRKKYFEIRFTSKDGKEQFYLYPDVLKNNKGQEGFAANPDKQHYIWGDIFGYATSWVGSAADKDTASFRSIGIKKGDSTFYSNGIIVLNNVVVNPEKFKREVLPGETPVMLDMTVISKDGRKYPLTPGFAINMHDSSFRNLPDTVIAQSLIVRFDKLGDGDTGKLQIGIKETSNLNDLMTLKVYEFPMIALVWIGIIVMVIGFILSLIQRVKRVKMTAV from the coding sequence ATGGAGTATATAGGTGAACATTTATTGCCGGGTCAGCTCGGCCATTTTCTTGCCGTTCTTTCTTTAGTTGCCTCTTTAATTGCTACGATTGCCTTCTTTAAAGCGAATAAAATAATTGATATTCCTGAAAAGGAAAGCTGGCTTCGTTTTGCAAGAGTTGCCTTTTTTGTAGAGACCATTGCTGTATTCGGCATTTTTTTAACACTCTATCATATTATTTCGAACCATTACCATGAATATTATTATGCCTGGAACCATTCATCCCGTTCCCTGCAGCCGCAATATCTTTTAGCAAGTTTCTGGGAAGGCCAGGAAGGCAGCTTTATGCTATGGAATTTCTGGCATTGTATAATAGGTTGGGTATTTATATGGCGGAATAAAAAATGGGAAGCACCTGTATTAACAGTTCTAAGTTTTGCTCAGTTCTGCATTGCCACGATGCTTGTGGGTATTTATTTATTTGGCTGGAAAGTTGGAAACAACCCATTTATATTAATGCGTGAGCAGTTGGGTGATATTCCTTTATTTCATAATCCTGATTATCTCAACTTCCCCCGCATAAAAGAAGGCAATGACCTTAATACACTGCTTCAGAATTATTGGATGGTGATTCACCCACCCATACTATTTCTGGGGTTTGCTTCTACTATTATTCCATTTGGTTTTGCTTATGGAGGCCTCATTAATAAAGACCATACCTGGACAAAAGCATCTCTTTCATGGGCCTTGTTTTCTGCAGCAGCACTGGGCACAGGTGTAATGATGGGTGCAGCATGGGCTTATGAGAGCCTGAGCTTTGGCGGCTACTGGGCATGGGATCCCGTAGAGAATGCTTCTATGGTACCGTGGCTTATATTGATTGCGGGCTTACACACAAATCTTATTTATAACCATAGCAGTTATTCTTTAAAGAGTACTTACTTCTTTTATATAGGTAGTTTTATACTCGTTCTCTATTCTACGTTTCTTACACGTACAGGCATTCTTGGAGATACATCTGTTCATGCCTTTACCGGTGCAGATATGACCGAACAGCTTTACCTCTTTTTAAATATTTTCATTTGGTTGACAACGCTTGTTGCCACACACACACTTAAAGAAAAATATATAGTATTGGCATCAGCAGTTGTTATAACTGGTTTGTATTTTTTGTATCCTGTATTTGCGCTGGCATCCTGTCTGGCAGGTTTTGGTTTCCTGTTTTACTTTCTTAATAAATATATTCCTTCAATTAAAAAAGAAGAAAGCACTTACAGTCGTGAATTCTGGATGTTTATCGGAGCATTGGTACTTTTTCTTGCAGCTATCATTATTACTTACCAAACCTCCTTGCCGGTAATCAATAAAATATTTAACCAGAAGCATGCAGACCCTGAAGACCGTGAGTTTTCTTACAATCAGATACAAATATTTATAGCCATTATTATTGGCATGTTAACTGCAGTTACACAATACTTCAAATATAAAGACACACCAAAGCCTTTCTTTTTTAAAAAGCTTTTAGTTCCAACAATTGTATCGCTGGCTATAAGCCTTTCCATCAGCATATTTGGCAACATCAATTATGATAAACACGGGCCAGGTTTTCTTGGTGCAATACACATAGCCATATTTGCTGCAGTATATGCGGTTGTTGCCAACGCTATGTATCTGTGGATCGGGTTAAAAGGTAAAATGAAAGCAGCAGGTGCTTCCATAGCGCATGTAGGTTTTGCATTATTCCTTGTGGGTGTGCTTATCTCTTCAAGCAAAAAGAAAGTACTGAGTGAGAATACAACAGGCATCAGTGTTTTTGAAAAAACAAAGGACCAGGATCCTGCTGAAAATATTACATTGTTTAAAGGTGTACGTACAGATATGGGTAAATATGATGTAACCTATGTACGTGATACCGCCAACGAGTTTGATCGCAAGAAATATTTTGAAATAAGATTCACAAGTAAGGATGGCAAAGAACAATTCTACCTATATCCTGATGTGTTGAAAAATAACAAAGGCCAGGAAGGTTTTGCCGCTAATCCCGATAAGCAACATTATATCTGGGGTGATATTTTTGGTTATGCAACTTCATGGGTTGGTTCTGCTGCAGATAAGGATACTGCCAGTTTCAGAAGTATTGGCATAAAAAAGGGCGACAGTACTTTTTATTCCAATGGCATCATTGTTTTGAATAATGTGGTAGTAAATCCTGAAAAATTCAAAAGAGAAGTACTGCCGGGCGAAACACCTGTAATGCTTGATATGACAGTGATCTCAAAAGATGGCAGAAAATATCCGCTTACACCGGGCTTCGCAATAAACATGCACGACAGTTCATTTCGTAACCTGCCCGACACAGTGATCGCACAAAGCCTTATAGTACGTTTTGATAAACTTGGGGATGGAGATACAGGCAAGCTTCAAATAGGTATAAAAGAAACATCAAATTTAAATGACCTGATGACACTGAAGGTTTATGAATTCCCCATGATAGCACTGGTATGGATCGGTATTATTGTTATGGTTATTGGTTTTATCTTAAGCCTTATCCAAAGAGTAAAGAGAGTTAAGATGACTGCTGTATAA